A region of the Kribbella sp. NBC_01245 genome:
CGCCGGCGATCGCTGGATGCTCGGGGCGTTCCTGCTCTTCATCGGGCATATCTGTCTGGGCTCATCGATGGTCGTGTACGACGCGATCCTGTGCGATATCGCCGGGCCGGACGAGCGGGATGAGGTGTCGTCCCGTGGTTGGGCGACCGGCTATCTGGGCGGCTTCATCCTGCTCTCGATCAACCTCGGCGTGGTGACCGGACACGACGCGCTCGGGATCGGACAGGGCCTCGCGGTGCGGTTGAGCCTGCTGAGCGCGGGGCTCTGGTGGGGTCTGTTCACGCTCGTGCCGTTCATCCGCCTGCGGAATCGCCCGCCGGTCGCCGTTGTGCCGGTCGCCAAAGGCAGCCGGGCCAGTTTGGTGCGGCAGAGCTTCGGCCAGTTGTTCGCCACCTTGAAGCACGCCAAGACCTATCCGATGACGCTGCTGTTCCTCGTCGCATACCTGTTCTTCAACGACGGCATCCAGACGGTCATCGCGGTGTCATCGACGTACGGCGAGAAGCAACTCGGCTTCGCGACGCAGGTGCTGATCATGACGATCCTGCTGGTGCAGCTGGTCGCGTTCTTCGGCGCGCTGGCGTTCGGGCGGGTCGCCCGGCGGTACGGCAGCCGCCGGACGATCATGGTCGGCCTGGTGATCTGGATGGGCATCGTGGTGGCGGGCTTCATGCTGCCGAAGGAGGAGATCGTGCCGTTCCTGGCGATGGGCGTCGCGATCGGTGTCGTACTCGGCGGCACGCAGGCGTTGTCCCGGTCGGCGTTCAGCCAGCTCATCCCGCGCGGCCGCGAGGCGGAGTACTTCAGCCTCTACCAAGCCGGCGAGCGTGGCACGTCCTGGCTCGGCACGCTCGTCTTCGGCCTGGTCCACCAGATCACCGGCTCGTACCGCCCGGCGATCGTTGCCCTCGGCTTCTTCTTCGTCGTCGGCCTGATCCTCCTCTCCCGCGTAGACATGCGCCGGGGCATCACCGAAGCCGGCAACACCCAACCCACCGTCGTCTAGCGGGGCGAAGCGCCAGGGCGCATCAGGGTGGTGCCGCCTTGGCGGACGGTGGTCGCGGTCAGGCCACCGTCGCTCGGTGTACCGCTGACGACGACCTGCTCGCCGGTCTTGAGGTCGGTCGCCTTGCCCTTGTCGGTGATCTCGATGGCGGTCTCGCCGGTGAGCTTGACCGTGACGTCGCCGGTGGCGGTCTTGACGACGAGCTCGCTGCTCGTGGCCGACACCACGGTCCCCACGGTGGCGTTCTGGCCGGCGCCCTGCCCCTGACCCCGGAACCCGTAGCCTCGCGGTCCTTGTTGCGAAGCGGCAGGCGCAGCGTCGTCCGCGCCGAGTGCCGCGTGCAGGCCGGCACCAGCCGCTCCCCCGGCGGCGAGCACGACGACGCCGGCCAGGACGGCGGTTGCCAGCGGCAACTTCAGGGTCTTCCGGGGCTGTAGCGCCTCGTTGCCGACGACAATCGACTCGAAGTCGTCGGGCTGGTTGCTGGACATGGCGGAACCTCTCTCAGTGGAATCATTCATGGCGAAGAGCCTCGATCGGGCGCAACCCGGCGGCACGATGGGCAGGCATACTGCCGAAGAACAGACCGACCGCCGCCGAGACACCAAAGGCGAGCGCGATCGACGACGGCACCAGCACGGGCTGTACGCCGGCCAGCTCGAACCGGCTGACGATCAACGCCGCACCCACCCCGACGGCGCCACCGAGCAGACTGAGCAACGTTGCCTCGAGCAAGAACTGGCTGAGGATCACCCGTCGCGGCGCGC
Encoded here:
- a CDS encoding MFS transporter: MTTATPAPASASADQYERRGWYFYDWANSGYVTTVGTVLFAPYLTSVAEQAACGRAGTADDPCRTNLDVLGIGISPGSLAFYVVTAATLMSALFLPIVGAIADRSPRKKLWMCGFAWTGSLAACSMVFVAGDRWMLGAFLLFIGHICLGSSMVVYDAILCDIAGPDERDEVSSRGWATGYLGGFILLSINLGVVTGHDALGIGQGLAVRLSLLSAGLWWGLFTLVPFIRLRNRPPVAVVPVAKGSRASLVRQSFGQLFATLKHAKTYPMTLLFLVAYLFFNDGIQTVIAVSSTYGEKQLGFATQVLIMTILLVQLVAFFGALAFGRVARRYGSRRTIMVGLVIWMGIVVAGFMLPKEEIVPFLAMGVAIGVVLGGTQALSRSAFSQLIPRGREAEYFSLYQAGERGTSWLGTLVFGLVHQITGSYRPAIVALGFFFVVGLILLSRVDMRRGITEAGNTQPTVV